The following proteins come from a genomic window of Schistocerca gregaria isolate iqSchGreg1 chromosome X, iqSchGreg1.2, whole genome shotgun sequence:
- the LOC126298196 gene encoding coiled-coil domain-containing protein 1-like, with amino-acid sequence MDSYDDDYSIASLFVNDDDDQVLSDEVVSQNDNLVSKNIDALVADSDDDDVAVERFDVVAEVHADACDSDDDDDDDDIIVDNVIDILFKEDLDGMIFVEILGDEVNNSQLVGIDDLMSDDKIHGSQWYSINVREILAKSNDKNEPTEQIGYNVLEVLNKQEISEVKCGSDDDYLESENNKVVEHTQINN; translated from the coding sequence ATGGATAGTTATGATGATGATTATAGTATTGCTAGTTTGtttgttaatgatgatgatgatcaagttTTGTCTGATGAAGTAGTAAGCCAaaatgataatcttgtgtccaaaAATATTGATGCTTTAGTAGCtgattcagatgatgatgatgtagcaGTAGAGAGATTTGATGTTGTAGCTGAGGTCCATGCAGATGCATGTgactcagatgatgatgatgatgatgatgatattattgtTGACAATGTTATTGATATTTTGTTTAAAGAGGATCTTGATGGGATGATTTTTGTAGAAATATTGGGAGATGAAGTTAATAATAGTCAGTTAGTAGGTATTGATGATTTGATGAGTGATGATAAGATACATGGAAGTCAGTGGTATTCTATTAATGTCAGGGAGATTTTGGCTAAGAGTAATGACAAGAATGAACCAACTGAGCAGATAGGTTACAATGTTTTAGAGGTTTTAAATAAGCAAgaaatcagtgaagtgaaatgtggcAGTGATGATGATTATTTGGAATCTGAGAATAACAAAGTCGTggaacacacacaaataaacaattaG